A stretch of the Haloarcula ordinaria genome encodes the following:
- a CDS encoding DUF5797 family protein gives MTLSEEASERLADIVELQPTKNRELQERWGMDSGSEVHQYLESELKEYYYRNENSLICATPEATNLIEGEDPDRVQTVTVTALQHAVVDVIAGPDEESQSVVAVLHALRDAGEDPEVDAVRSALRSLADKGIVETVQKTVPTFRLAVERDALDIQTTDD, from the coding sequence ATGACCCTCTCGGAGGAGGCCAGCGAGCGGCTCGCCGACATCGTCGAGCTCCAGCCGACGAAGAACCGCGAGCTGCAAGAGCGGTGGGGCATGGACAGTGGGAGCGAGGTCCACCAGTACCTCGAATCCGAACTCAAGGAGTACTACTACCGCAACGAGAACAGCCTCATCTGTGCGACGCCGGAGGCGACCAATCTCATCGAGGGCGAGGACCCCGACCGGGTGCAGACGGTGACAGTGACGGCCCTGCAACACGCCGTCGTCGACGTCATCGCCGGCCCCGACGAGGAGAGCCAGAGCGTCGTCGCGGTGCTGCACGCGCTGCGCGACGCCGGCGAGGATCCCGAGGTCGACGCAGTCCGGTCGGCGCTGCGGAGCCTGGCCGACAAGGGAATCGTCGAGACGGTCCAGAAGACAGTGCCGACGTTCAGGCTCGCCGTCGAACGCGACGCGCTCGACATCCAGACGACCGACGACTAA